The genomic stretch GTCTGTTGGCAGAAGCCGGTCTGTCTCCACAGCTGGCCCATGCAGACGGCAATATTCGATGCGCACGCAGAGACAGGTACTCTGGCGCCTGTGTGTTTGAGGTGCGGGCTCCGGGGTCTGGTGGGCAGCCCGGGAAACCCGGTCGTCCTGGGAAACCCGCCCGTCCTGGGCGGGATTCGATCGGTCAACACCGTTCTTCGGACCAGTGCGGGCTCTACAAGCCTGATGGAACCTGCGCCAGATATTTTCCTGGTCTACCCACTCCTCCTAGTGATGAGCCTACTGTTCCCGCGGGTGCACCGGAGCCTGTGGTGTTGGCGAGGGTTGCGGTGGAGCGGATGGATCTTCACGCCCCAGACATCGGACTGTGGCCTGACCCGTTAGAAAAGCTGCCTACAGGGCATAACTATGTCGGGTGGCACAACTGGATGTGGATCAGAGACCCAGGTCCTTCCACGTGGGGGCCGATCACCAAAACCGTGACCGAAGCAGGGTATGCGATCACAGCCACCGCGGCGGTGACGAAGGTGACCTGGGAGATGGGCAACGGAGACACCAAAGTGTGCGACAAGGGAATGGAACACCTCCCTTGGCAGGAGGAGGACAAGCCGTCGCCGACGTGCGGGTATGTCTATCATCAGCGCGGGGATTACACGATCACCGCGACCGCGCATTGGGTGATTGTGTGGAACGGCTTGGGGCAGCAAGGAACCATCGAAATGGATTTGTCGTCTCAGGTGCACACGAGTGTGATCGAGGCATTCGCGGTCAACATTCCCAACGGGAAACGACACAGTGCGCCCTCACCATCGCCGTCACCGAACCCGACCGGCACCCCAACCGCGCTAGCACCCTGCCCCACCAACCACAACAAACACGGCTGCTGAGGCAGCCCCTCCGACCTGCTGATCAGATGGGCCGGACAGCGTCAGGGCCGGACAGCGACCACGTCTGCTGCCCGGCCCGCCCGGCAGGTTTCACCACGACCCGGTCACTGACGCTCGCAGGTCGACTGCAACCAGCTTCCACTTCTCCACCGCTGGATGCGGCCGAACCGCTACTGATCGACGGTTTCCTTCGCCGCCTCGCGGGAATGCCTGAACGCGGCATCAATGCCCCAGCCACCGCCGCCGAGACAGGTCAGCAACAATGCGACGGCCCCCAGCAGGAGGTCACGATCACCGAGGAACCCATCGAGCCCCGGCAGGAAAGGACTGAACGCGCCCCAGCGAATGAACGCCAGGGAGCAGATCGCCATCACCAACAGCAGAACCCCGACGACCCGCTGCAACAGGCCAATCACCAGCAGCAACGCCATGGCGGCCAACAGGAAGCCCCCGATCCACACCACCATTCGGGGTTCCGGAAGATGGGTGCGACCCAAGACCTCGGTGGCGCCGTCGACGTTGGTGAGTCCCTGGTAGGCCAGGACCGTCAGGATCGCAGCGGTGATGAGGCGCAGGAAGAACAACCCGAGGCTGCCCAGCGGACCATCGGTCGTGCGTCGAGGTTTCTGTACGAGCGCCCGCGAGGCATTCTTCGGGGAGGTCTCGACCACCCCGAGCCTTTCGTTGCGGGCTGCGCGTTCTGCTTCCAGCTTCTCCTGGCGGCGACGTTCCTCCTCCTGCTCCGCGACGGGAATGGGTGTGGGAGCCGGGATCGGGGTGGGGACCTCCTGCGGGGGCGTCTGCATCACCGCGGTCGCCTCGGAGTGTGTGTCCGTTTCCTCGGTGGTGTCGGACTCACTGGACGCATCACCGCGGAACAATCCCGGGGACGTCGCCGAGGAAACCTCGTCAGGTTGAGACGCGACGGGTTCGGCGGCTGGCTGGGTGGGTTGCTCCTTCACACGCTCGAAACGCTGGGTGACGGCGGGGTCGGGATACTGCGGAGGAACCTGTTCCGGGCGGGGCCGCGGGGTTTCCACGGACTCCTCGGGAACCTCCCGCACGCTCTCTCCCCCGAGACGCTGCTCCAGCGTCAGTTCCCTCTTCTTCGGAGCAGGTTCCTCCTGTTCCTCGGGCATCTCGAGGGGCCATGCGTCGATGTTCAGCTGGTTCGAAACCGTCCCGGGTTGCTGCGACGTGATGGGTTCCACGCGCTGCGGGAAAGCCTGTTCCGGCTGCGGCACACCCAAGGGTCGCGCGAAGGTCTCCTCGTTCTCGGGGTCAGCGGGTTCCTGCGTCGAGATAAACGATGGAGCCGGCCTCGGATCCGGGTCCCGGGGCTCGGGCATCCTCAGCCCGGAAACCATCGTGGGTTCGTTGGCTTCTTCGTCCTCCGTGGGCGCGGGTGGTGTTGCAGCCTGGAAGGAGATGTCGGGGGCGTGTGATGCGATGGGCTCCGACCTGACAGCCTTCTCCCGCGCCTCAGGGGTCGTGGGTTGCGGCGTCGGTGTGCTGGCGAAATCCTGCGCTCCGGCAGCACGGGTGGCCGGGCGGGGCCTGGGGTTCGGGCTCTCGACGGGTACCGACTGCTCGGCGGCGTGATCGTCCCACTCGGCGGGATCCAAGGCGGTGCCGTACTCGCTCTGCTCATCCTCCCAGTCGGCGCCGCGGGGCGTGCCCTGCCGCACCCAGTCACCTGCGTCACGTGAAGACATGAACCCTCCTGAATCAGTCAACGCTTGAGCCCATGTTCTCACCGCACCCGGCGAGCGCAATTGAGGCGCGCCCGGTTTTGAACCTTCCCCGGCCCTTGTCAGCGATGTGAGGCCCGCCCCAGCCCCAGCAACATCGCTTCGAGGGCCAGCTGGGGCGCCACGTTGCCCTCGAGGGCCTTTCGGGCCTCCAGCAGGGCGTCGAGGGCGCGCACCGTTTGCTCCGGCCTGGTGCGTCTAGCAAAGGCCGTGATCTCCTCGGCGATGTCTGCGTTCACGAACGACACACCAGGGGCGGTCTGGCAGGCGAGAACGTCACGGTAGTAGCCGGTCAGTTCGGTGAGCACCCGGTCCAGGGCGTCGCGCTGGAAACGTTTCGCCCGGGCCTTCTGCTGGTCCTCCAGTTCCTTGATGGCTCCCTGAATCCCACGCGCCTTGACGCGTTTGGTGCCCATTCCCAACGCCGTTTGAAGCTCCGTCATCTCCCGGGCGTCGAGATCTGCGGTGAGCTGCCCGGCCTCCTCGGACGCGGATGCGACGAGGGATTCGGCTGCCGACAGACAATCGGTGAGGGTGTTGAGCCGGGCGGGCAGCGACAAGATCTCGTGACGCCGTTTCCTGGCCTCCTCGTTCAACGCCAAGGCCCGGGCGCGACCGACATGCCCCTGGGCGGCGCGGGCACAGTACTGGGCCATCACCTCGTCCACGCCGTCACGGCGGACCAGCAGTTTCGCCACCTCCTCGATCGGTGGGGTGACCAGCCGCAGCTCCCGGCAACGGGAACGTATGGTGACGATCACATCGTCAGCGCTGGGGGCACACAGCAGCCACACGGTTTTCGGGGCGGGCTCCTCGAGGGCTTTCAGCAGCGCATCAGCGCCGCGTTCGGTGACGCGGTCCGCGTCCTCGATCACGACCACCTGCCAGCGGCGGTTCACGGGTGCGACATTGGCTCTGGAAACCAGCTGTCGCATCTCATCGACGCCGATGCTGAGCTGTTCGGTGCGCAGCAGGGTCACATCCGGATGGGCACCAGACAGCGATGTGCGGCAGTCGTTGCAGCGCCCGCAACCGCCGTCGCGGCACTGCAGGGCGGCTGCGAACGCCCGTGCCGCGTTGGAACGCCCCGACCCGGGCGGTCCGACGAACAACCACGCATGGGTCATGGCGTGTCTGCCACCCGCCACTGCACGTCGCAGCGTCTCAACGGCCCTGTCCTGACCCACGAGTTCGTCCCACACGCTCACGTGCTCATCCTGCCATCCCCCACCGACGAAGAACCCCTTTTCCCATGCTGGTCGAGCCGGACCGCGAGAAACGAACAACCCAGTTCACCCGAGCAGAGCGAGCACCTTCTCCGCGACCTTTTCAGCGATGTTCTCCCGCGACTCGCGGGCGCCCAGCACGAGGTAACGTTCCGGGTCCTCGCCGGCCAGCCGGAGGAAGTGTTCGCGGGCGCGACGGTGGAAGTCAAGGCCTGCGGCCTCCAGACGATCCTGTTGCCGGATATTCGCAACCGCCTCAGCGGGGTCGATGTCGAGCAGCACGGTCAGGTCTGGCCGCAGCCCGCCCGTCGCCCAGCGCGCCACCTGCTCCACCTCGGCGAGATCCAGCACCCGACCCGCCCCCTGGTAAGCGATCATCGAATCGACGTAGCGGTCGCACACCACCACCTTGCCGTATGCCAGGGCGGGGAGGATCACCTCCTCGACGTGCTGGGCCTTGTCAGCGGCATAGACCAGCGCCTCGGTGCGGGCGGTCAACTCCGGGTGGCCGGGGTCCAGCAGAAGTTCGCGCAGCTTCTCGCCGATCGGGGTGCCGCCCGGCTGCCGCGTCACGACGGGTTCGATGCGGCGGTTCCGAAGCCGGGAAACGAGTTCCACCACCTGGGTGGACTTGCCCACCCCGTCGCCGCCTTCGAAGACGACGAACAAACCGGGGGTGGTCGTGGAAGTGCTCATCTGCGCACCTTAGCCAGTAGTTTGCGAACCTTGACGACCTGCTCGGGCCAATCGGCAACGAAACCGGCGCGGGCAGCGAGCACCCGCTGGTGGCATCGTTCCGCTTCCCGGCCTCGTTCGAAGGCCTCCGCCGGGGTGAGGCCCTCCAGATCCGGGGGGTCAACGTCCGCGACGCAGTCCCGCAGGTCGCGGGCAACCTGCGTGATAGTGTTCAGCAGCTTGGTTCCCGGTTTGCCGTGCAGCCGCACCGCCACCAACCCACAGGCGTGGATCTGCTCGGCCGCCGCCAGCGCGGCCTGCCAGTCGGAGTCGGGGGAGTCGGCGGTCAGCGACCGGCAGCGGTCGGCCAGGATGTAGGCCCCCTGCTGGGCGCGTTTCAGCAGCAGCATCGCCGCGGGTTCGGCGGAGACGTCGCCGAGCCGCGGAGCACGCACCGCAGTCACCAGCGGGTCCGTCACGTCGAGGGCCACCTGCCGGGGCGTGGCAGCCTTCTCGACGGCGGATTCCACGGCCTGCCGCCACTCGGGGTCGAGAACGTTCGCCAACCCCCGCACGTGTCCCCGGAACTTCTGGAGGGCATCCGTGATGGCTTCCTCGTCGCGGTACTGCGCCCGGACGAGACCTTGCAGATCGGCGGCGAACAGCCCCGTCACGAACGCCTCCATGGTTGCTCCGCGATTCAGCGGACCGGGGGTCGGGAAGTCGGTGCCACCGGTGGCGGGCGGGCCGAGGCGCTGCTGAAGGCTTGGGAATTCGTCGACGGCGGTCGCGGAGACCGCGTCCAGCGCGGCCAGCACGTGCTCCAGCTGGTGTCTGCCGAGCAGGTCGGTGGGGGTGAGGGTGGCCTCCCGGTAGCGGGCCGTCGCCATACCTCCGCGACGCACCGTGACCCGTTCGTCGCGGATGCTTCCCAGGGGCCCGTCGGGTCCCCGCAGAAGGTATTCGACCCGCTGGCATTCCAGCGCGGCCACCGGTCCGAGCACGGCGCGGCGCACCAACGGTCGAGTGAGGTCGGCGAACTCCTGGGGCAGCTCAGCGGTGGCCCCCATGGGAACGATCCGTTCGGCGGGCAGATGCGGAGCCCATGCGGGTGCGGCGAGGTACCAGTCCCCCAGCCCGCCGAGCACCCGATGCGCCAGCACCACCCCGGCGCGCAGCAACCGGTCGTCGGCGCTGTCCAACACGGTCACATCGATGCCGTGGCTGGCTGCGCGGCGCTCCATCAACCCGGTGATCCCGATGGCATCCGACAACAGGGACGGGGCATCAGCCTGGAAGGGAAGGTCGAAACGCATCACCGCCGGTCGCTCGAAACCCATGGCATCTACCTTCCCACAAGGCCCGAGGAAACCGGAGCGACGCTCGAGGTGACGACCTGGTTGGGCCAGACCCCTTCCCCAGGCTGGTTGATCCGGACCGCAACCCCTTGGGCGAGCAGTCCGTGTCGAGCCCACATGTCGCCTTCTGGAGGTTTTCTTCCGAAACTCCTCCATCCGGAGGGTCCTCCCGGGTAGTGTCAGCATCACCACACCCGGGAGGCAATGATGCACCACCGAACCACAATGACGGTCACCACCTTGATCCTGTGCGCCTGCCTGCTCCTGAGTGGCTGTTCAGCACGTGTCAGGCAGCGAGATCTCATACGCAAGGACCCCATGAGGCTTATTCACAGACAGCGTGGCGGCCAGTAAAACCCCTAGCCAGGGCGCACTTGAGGAAGGCTGTGAATAAGCCTCATCATCGATGGCACCCTTGATGTCCTGCTGGTCATGGTCGAAGCGTCCCGAACTGTACTCAGGCACACACCACACCACAGGAGTGAACCTGCAAGTGGCCTGCACCCTAGCCGGACACCTCGCCTGGATCTGCCCACCCCTGCCGGGTAGCGTGCATGACGCAAAGGCCATCAAGGAATCCGAATTCCTCACAACCCTCAATGGCCAAAGTCATATCGGAGACAAAAAGGCTTATTCACAGACGGCGCGCCAGCCAGAAAAACCCCTAGTCAGCGCACACTTGGGAAGGGCCGTGAATAGACCTCAAAGGCTACATCGGATTGGGAATGAGCACCCCCGCGAAGAAACCCGCCCATGGTGAACCCACCAACACCGACAGGAGAAACAACACGACCATCAACCGTGTCCGCTACCTCATCGAATGTGTCATCGCGAACCTCAAAACATGGCGTGTTCTCCACACCGATTACCGCCGCCCCTACAACACCTTCGAAACCACAATACAAGCCGTCACCGGACTCATCTTCGCCTACACCCCATGAATAAGCTTCATCGATTCGTGCTTCGATGCGGTCTGAGGCGATGACACTGGTACGTTCGAGGATTTCCTGGCCTGGCTGGCCGATGCTGACCAATCCACTATTACCAGTTCCGGAGGGTTTTGGTATTACGCGGTGGGCAATCTCGGAGAACCGGCGCGTCAGAAAGTCGGCGACCGCTCACCGTCCGATCACATCATTGGTCAGGTCAAGCAGGTAGCCTCGCCGTATCAGGGTCGAGGATAACTCGCATACGTGATGGTGGAACGTAGGGATCGACCTGAACGTGGCCAATAGCTAGTTGAATGCTACCGAGCTGGTAGGTGCCTGTGAGCTGTCTGTACGAGGCGCACCCCCGCTCATCGATGCCCATCGATTTGAGCGAGGGTACGCTCGAGAGCCCTGCGATTAGGCACGACCATCCTCGTTAACAGCAACGTTCTGGAGGCCGGGAAGCCTAGTGAGAGCTACGCCGCCAAGTATTGAAAGCACGACAGCAGCAATTACCATAGCGGCGGTAAAGCCGGTCTGTTGGACACCAAACCCGGTCATTAGCGGCCCAACAGCCAAGCCTGCTGCGTACGCGAGGTTATAAAGCGCGAATGAACCGCCAAGCGTCGGAGGGGTCGATCGAAATCCTTGTTCGCTTATGAGCGTGGTGGCCGGGGCGAGCAGCATCGCCGACGAAAGTCCTAGAATGCCCATGCCAACACCGACCTGCCAGATGCTGGTCGACCAGCCGAGAACAAGCAGTGCGGCAACGACAGCCACGATACCGATGCCGATAAGCACTCGAGGCGATGCTGAGGCGACGAATCTGCCCACGATTGGGTTCGCGATGATACTCACGAGCGCGGCGACGCCGAAGAGCACGCCGATCGTAGTGCTCGTCGCCTGTGCTCCCAGGTGGCCAGGAAGTACTGGTTGCACCGCAGCGAGGACCGCGGCCCCGATCGCGATCGCGGCAACGATGGAGGCAGATCCCGGTACCCGAAGCACGGTGAAGGGCCCAGCTGTGTCATCGGTTTGTCGGGGCGACCCTGGAATGAAGGCTACTAGCAGGATGAGATCAACGATGGCGACGACCGTTGCCACCAAGAATGGCGAGGCCGGCCCAAACGCGTCAACGAGGAAACCAGCCAACGGCGGACCGACAAGTACACCTAGAGTCACGGTGGACATTGCGATACCCATCATCTGACCACGTTTATCAAAACCTGTTGTGGCTGCAATGAGCGACAAGGCCGCGACCCATGCGACACCGCCAGCGATCCCCTGGACGAAGCGGGCGACCAAG from Arachnia propionica encodes the following:
- a CDS encoding transposase family protein, producing the protein MSCWSWSKRPELYSGTHHTTGVNLQVACTLAGHLAWICPPLPGSVHDAKAIKESEFLTTLNGQSHIGDKKAYSQTARQPEKPLVSAHLGRAVNRPQRLHRIGNEHPREETRPW
- a CDS encoding ABC-ATPase domain-containing protein, whose protein sequence is MGIDERGCASYRQLTGTYQLGSIQLAIGHVQVDPYVPPSRMRVILDPDTARLPA
- a CDS encoding MFS transporter; this encodes MTTTPTPRAASATPARATAVAGAILFTDMLLQGLAIPVLPLLPAVVEQGAAATGILFASYAVAMVVATLFAGRLVDRRGPKGPLVTGLIVLAIATLLFAAGGPYWLLLVARFVQGIAGGVAWVAALSLIAATTGFDKRGQMMGIAMSTVTLGVLVGPPLAGFLVDAFGPASPFLVATVVAIVDLILLVAFIPGSPRQTDDTAGPFTVLRVPGSASIVAAIAIGAAVLAAVQPVLPGHLGAQATSTTIGVLFGVAALVSIIANPIVGRFVASASPRVLIGIGIVAVVAALLVLGWSTSIWQVGVGMGILGLSSAMLLAPATTLISEQGFRSTPPTLGGSFALYNLAYAAGLAVGPLMTGFGVQQTGFTAAMVIAAVVLSILGGVALTRLPGLQNVAVNEDGRA
- the tmk gene encoding dTMP kinase; translated protein: MSTSTTTPGLFVVFEGGDGVGKSTQVVELVSRLRNRRIEPVVTRQPGGTPIGEKLRELLLDPGHPELTARTEALVYAADKAQHVEEVILPALAYGKVVVCDRYVDSMIAYQGAGRVLDLAEVEQVARWATGGLRPDLTVLLDIDPAEAVANIRQQDRLEAAGLDFHRRAREHFLRLAGEDPERYLVLGARESRENIAEKVAEKVLALLG
- a CDS encoding DNA polymerase III subunit delta' — translated: MSVWDELVGQDRAVETLRRAVAGGRHAMTHAWLFVGPPGSGRSNAARAFAAALQCRDGGCGRCNDCRTSLSGAHPDVTLLRTEQLSIGVDEMRQLVSRANVAPVNRRWQVVVIEDADRVTERGADALLKALEEPAPKTVWLLCAPSADDVIVTIRSRCRELRLVTPPIEEVAKLLVRRDGVDEVMAQYCARAAQGHVGRARALALNEEARKRRHEILSLPARLNTLTDCLSAAESLVASASEEAGQLTADLDAREMTELQTALGMGTKRVKARGIQGAIKELEDQQKARAKRFQRDALDRVLTELTGYYRDVLACQTAPGVSFVNADIAEEITAFARRTRPEQTVRALDALLEARKALEGNVAPQLALEAMLLGLGRASHR
- a CDS encoding transposase family protein — translated: MSTPAKKPAHGEPTNTDRRNNTTINRVRYLIECVIANLKTWRVLHTDYRRPYNTFETTIQAVTGLIFAYTP